From the genome of Phlebotomus papatasi isolate M1 chromosome 2, Ppap_2.1, whole genome shotgun sequence:
agaaagaaccaaatcatctacGAAGAGGacatggctcaccctgaaatccccaatacgaatcgcatttaCCCAATACGAATCGAATCCtatcgggacataatatgggtattttggggcacatcaaaaatcctataaatatttattttctaattatttttaagttctatatgaaatattaagctctgtACGTATCAGATAagcataaaacttctgaaattttatttaattgtaagcgtgaaatacgcgtgaattgtgagtgtcacatttcactttgCACAAAACCATCAGTGtgatcaattttgcagatgtcaacacaaacagtgcttagttgttttcgatttaagtcactttaaaagtgaaattcaaacaaaatttttatgaaagagtgaagtttagaacttctacttaaaagtaaataatcaggctcggtgaaatttatttgcataatagcgacttttgtctgacccgaaatacccaactgtcccaaaatataccactcttacttctttacatttttgctattttgtataaaaaatgatgcatttttcaacatttttcgataagaattttattctggatagcataaggaacataaatatttgtatcaacaatgaaaaaaaaattatttgagatgtcgttaagctgtttgaatcttaaaagtgctaaaaaagtgtcccgaaataccacaggTTACCCTATAATGTTTTTATAAGGTATTGAATAAGAAAAATAGCTCTCGATAAACGATTCCATAAAACTTTATCGTTCAAAtattaaatcgaaaaaatatcATTGATTCGCTACCTGcttctttttattcttaaagAAGAATAAAAGACATTGACCTCTTTGTTTTTTATCTGTTAAACgttcatgaaaatttttaattgtgcttcaatttagattacaaaaaaaaactatttgtgCTCTgtgtttcaatgatttttgtaaGATCTACCAGGAAGTTTTCTGTCTATGAAAGTTAGAAAATTACCAGCTAAATAACTCTGAATTTGAACAAGTGCAGTAAAACTTGTGTACAGATGGTGCAATTGACTACAATTAATTCTTAAAGTTTCTCCTGAATAATGATTGTGTGTTTGCCTCTTTTTAAGAACAAAATTACTTACCGATCAGCCATAGATATTCCAACTTGTTGATCCTGGATATCATCACTGgacataaatttcaaaatattcatcACTTCGTCCACTTTGGACTCAAAAGCACCAAATTCTTCATCTTCTTTGGCTTTCGCCATGATTTCTCTTGGGACGCAAGACACAGAGAGACAGTTCTTTTTGCTGATTCACTTCAAACTGTCTTCTGTTGAAAAAGTTGGCTTTCGTGACGATGATGGGAGAGGGGAAAAGCCCCAGAAACTTAGAGTATTGATTAAACCACAAGACGATGGGGTGGAGAATTTTGCGGTGGAGTTTGATTGTGAATATCCTAGAAACAAGGGAAAATTCCTTTCAAGTTGCTATGGATAGAAAGGCGCAAAGGCGtccttgttttcttttttttttacacggGAAACTTCTAACTTGTGCAGTTGTATTGCATGTCTAAACAGCTTAGAATTTCCTAAAAAGAAGATAGAAATTTACATTATCTGAAATTTAGATgcatgaatttaattaaattggacTTTTAGGCATATCTGAAGTCagaaaaacttttacaaactctTCTTAAGATAAAGCGAAGCTTTCATCGAGATTAACAATTTTATCATCTTCAGCTATCTTGAATTCGAGCCTCCCTTCTCTATTATTGGCAAGGACTAGAAAAGAAGAAAACACATTCAAGAGAAAAGTGTAGGAAAAAAATGATTCTTGATCATGATAAAAAAGCTTTGTAGgctcaacactgagagaaatctgaaaaagttaaaataacattccggaaatcttaattttaccctgcagtattgatccgaaatcggtgtaaatattatgctttttaggtgtattaggggttaaagttaccctttttcatgttaattgtatccttaaaaaggtgtaaatttagcattaaaaaatgttgatatatttttattcctaaaaagtgttaaagttatgagaaaaaaaaagttaatcgcacccccgttttttctcagtgtattctTTCATGGTGTTAATCctcaaataactttaaaaaaattatatcgcTCATTAGAAATTACACGGGCACAGCTGAAATAACAATTCTAGCCACAAGTGAActttatatgaaatatttttaaaaataattattcctTTTTATTGTAAAGAGATTAAGAATGAGAGATTCAAAAATTTAAGCGTATTCCACGCAAAATACACTTATAATTGAAGTTATGCCCCTGTAAAATTAAAAGTTGAAATGTAATGTCGAATAAATTCGCACTTAATCAGTGGGTATGCAAACATTAtgcacaaaacaaaaaaaaaatttctgatatGGAAATTTATATAACATAAAATAATGGACAATTCAGCTACGTACACTTGCGTCCACCGTCGTCTTAGCATGGTAACCAATCCCCAGAGCAAAAcggtacaaatatttttttctgtaggtCGTTCTTGAGTAGTTGTAGGATCGGGGATCTCATGGTACAATTGGTAAGACGGTTGGCTTTTCGGCGGATAGATAATTGACTTAACTCACAAGAGTTCGAGTCCAGCCCGGTGCAATGAtctgtagaggaattctgtaacagtatgacaatggcatatgacaaatttgaaattttttatatgataaagtcaaaataaaataatggaaAATCAGATTTATATAAGTtaaggtaaattaagctaattcaaaacctgcttcaaatggaaatttttcgctactccaaatggaaacgtcactgttttcatgataaatacagtactaaattaatatattttctgtaccacagtttcattatttagttaattttgctccaattaaagcgaaaatccatttatattcacaaattttaatttgttaacttctcataaaaattaaaagtgtatcttttcaccatcgaatttttcttcgatctaccatgtttttcaatgaaaaacaatgAGGTGActcttgtttattcgttttgtttaacatttatgtcatttctggctaattttagttaaatttaagtgctaatctttattgttaatggtacgtgaagttttcaaatgaaataattacctatttcgtgaacaaaaagggtttttttctgaagtgtctgcaaatgcttcaataggaaaccccggaaatataatttttggagagattttcttattgttttagatgggaaaggagaaaagaccaggaataagaacaaatcttgcactcaagagcaactcaacaaggttttgaaagcctgtcgtcgcggtttcacttatgccctagacacacttatgactaaagtccagagacgactaagctagtttatagccaagtcagttcctgacacactacaaatgaagCTTAgtattcactggtatccacaaaacataactttcctgggtttttatacagatatttctactgaaatgtactaatactcctctgaaaatgaaactatttgtaatatcatgtctcagtacatgATATAATAGTctccaataattattgttaattagaattatttgtgaggtggaagctaaatcgcgacttaagccaattttggctattctagtgaataattcttattgttatacgtgaattgtgaagtaaatttaaaagtagtttcattttcaaaggattactagtgcatttcagtagaaatatctgcataaaacctacgaaagttatgttttgtgagtgccagaaaatgttaaggcTTTGTTTGTAGTTTGTCagaaactgacttggctatgaacgagctcagtcgtctctggactttagttgtgtgtccaggggtgacatgataacttattttcgatactatcgactgtcgattctgaaaaatttaaacgatagcaggACTTCATGTAactgaaacaaatatttataaactgtCACATTCTtgtaagaatgtcacaatgaatggcccaacaatgcaTAAAAAGTCGACACTCACTTAATCTacgagatatagatttatcgacactatcgattcgatagtgtcgaaaagttatcatacCACCCCAGGACATTACATTTGACATCTAGATTtttgggacgagagtacccataaagtttgaacaagtttttttgaaaatttaacaaaaaaaattgtttttcgaatttatgtaatctgtaattgttagttatcatacttattgaccccgagaggtttttccttattctggtctagaaatatcaaaaaagtcacaatatctgcaaggaagcagaaaatcgaaaattcacgatttttgaccaagaatatcttagctcaggagttaattgggatcctgcaaaaaatatcctagatttggacatccttatagtttgtaattatccagaagaatcggatttttatcgattctaaatagtccaagaaaaatcttttttccatggatatccagagtcccaaaggagacaaAAGAGTTAAGCGTCGCAGGTAAGAGGTAGCTCAGAAGAAGATGATTTTATCAAAGCTTTTCGCTCTGACTCCAAGGCTTCTTTAGTAtagtaaaatctcaaaattttccaGCTTTCTTAATGCAAAGCACAATAAGGCACTGAAAATAATTcactttatttttagtttttggcggtagaaaattctttctagtCTCCTTCGGTAAGTTTATTCTTGTGAAAACCAAACTCTTCTGGTTTGGACTTGTTTCGGGGTTTACTAGAACCATGTATCTGACTTGTAAGGGTTTAGGAAGACTTATACAAGAATTTAAACTCAACGTTTTTAAAGAGGTCTAATTGAAAAAACAAATCCTTAAAGTTTTAACACTGCAAGAATATTCTGATTCTTAGATATTTAAACCCAATTATACTGGAATTATAATAACGTTTAAAAAATTCCCTAAAAAGTCCTGTTTTACAATAAAAGACTATAAgagcctcgacagacctgaggattagccgggagatggcttagcgtaattatattcgaaatatttattaaactgtatttccatcattttccactaagtcgtctatCGGCTTAAgccgcaagtgtgtctaggctaGGGCATAACTttgtgtactaaatttatcagtGAAATAATTTACTTTTAACAAATTCAACACATCAAGCACAAATAGGAATTGTTTCAAAGAGTATTTAGGTCAAAATGGAAcaaatatgaaattcaaatcATATTACGGATAGAATCTTAACAAAAACAATAAATCAGCGAATTTTCTTGGGAAAATAGTTGCATTTCTTATCTCTTTATATTTGCTTTTCTCTCTGTTTGTGTGTGCCAAACAAAGGGAgaatttattgctgattttctcaAATGCGCATCTCATGAGACAAGAAAGATCCTATTGAATGAAGAGATTAAGAGATTTATACCTACCGTCCTTCATCTCTTCCAGTTTGCACTCCCCTGGGATTTGTACGCCTGTTTGGCGTCGTGGGACAAGTGTTGGTGAAGCCTCACTTACTGCGGGACGTCAATGAGGAGTTTCATGCCTTCAATCTGGAAGAGGCAAGCGTGAGACGCAAATTGGCCACGGCCAGTAATCACGTGGAACCACCTCCTGCAACCTATGATCCGCTCAAGGTGCAGTCTGATGGGCTGTACCAGAGGCGAATCAATGGGAATAGCCATGAAGAGCATGAGCTCAATGAAAGACTGAGAGAGTTAGAGTCTGATCGACGAGAGTTGGATAAATTGCGCTCTTCGTCGGCATTCCAGAGGAACTTTGTCTATCCCATTGCCATGATTCTGCTGCTCTTTCTCACCGGTATCACGGTGTTGCTGGTGGTACAGAATACATTGGAGCTGCTGATTGGCATCAAAGCGTTGCCGCTCAGCACGCGACAATTCACATTGGGAATTACGTCGTTGTCGAAGTTAGGGCCACTGGGAGCGGCCCTGGAAGTTTGCATCATCTTCTATTTGGGTGCAACATCTTCAGTGGGATTCTACACGATGCCCTTCATGCGCCACGTGAGGCCACGGAGGAGGAAGACCTCCCTGTCACAGCTCATTGTCAATTGTGCAATGGTGCTCATTCTCAGTTCGGCGCTGCCCCTGCTCTCCCGGATTTTGGGTGAGTCTTCTCaatttattcattattattttttaatagaagTCGTTTTAACTTAAATTacctaatatttttatcaagtaCATAATACGATTGATAAACCGTATTATGTgcgtttttactgaaattttgggaaattttagaaaatctttgATTACCTTTCTATACGCAACTAATAATTCTTTGCGAAAAATTATAGTTTtctttaacaaataaaaatttaattgacttCTAAATGTTGTTTCCCAAAACAATTCAGTTTTTTATAGATATTTTTTCGCTTGacagtcaattttttttaaagccaaGGCTTTTGGTAAGGTTCAGCGTTAACTTTTTCCAGACAGTAACATATTCAGTGAGCCAATTTCACGATTCTTTTAACGAAAAACGTCTGCTCAGGAATTAATCTGGCTTCTGAATTAATAGCCTAGATTTGGGCATTACTTAATCATTTGTAATAATCTACAAGAATTTGATCTTCGTCGGTTATAAtcattccaaaaaaaatgttcttcctAGAGTATATTCGTTATTTTCTTTAGGTATCGAGAATTCTAAAGGatgcgaaaaaaaaataatccagAAACAGCTAAATAAAAAAGGGTCTTTTAGGTTCTATATTCAACTTGTTGCCTATTTTACATTACATTAATTTTAAGCTCAAAACTTGTCCTAAAAGGTTGTAAAACCAATGATAGTGACGTTCTtagtagtatttcctaaaactttgtgaaaaacaaaattatattcaattcCCCAGAGGTATTAATGGTCCATCTGGATCCCGTATCCACGACGAAGTTTCAAGCCACCTTACGATTTTAATTCTTGAAATTGAATCCCACCTTCTGTGGTCCAATGTGAAGTGAAACCTCGTCAGATTGAGCCGATCGGGCtcaaaaggagaatggtcaaatctgGTCCCgaaatcgccacgaacgggacctatgtcaaaGTATAGACATTGGTATTGGtaacaacaacttttgttctagGACCAATGTTATAAATTATAGaggaaaagttctagagcataaaaactattacttagaaggaagaatggtcaaaagtatatgggcacTGGTTCTTATCCAGAAATGAGAATATGTGTATTTTGTAGATATTGATATAAAAGACTAAAAAATTACCGGGAGCCAGGACCATGAACGCTGGGAGTCCATAAGaagcctttatccttccgaaaaattgttattttaccaACAAaaagaactgctaaagcgattttaatgaaatatgggagaccggggaggtttgggacactttttcatattttgactttgagacagtattccaaaaaatcacgatagcgtatcataattttatgcggtctataggatacttatgggtattgactttataaaaagtactcgataaaACTTGGAAAACAgctgaattttcttggagaagattatacatttaacttgacgtttTGGCCCAAACCTCTCCGATTTGGGGCAGCATGGGACACAAAAGGcgatgtttgggacgcatttttcCTCGCATAATTTGCAATATTGGAgcacattaattaatttaaaatactatagaataaaaatatttctaatcgaaataaaaatgtttaatctcttatttttcatacttagaaattaattatCAATCTTATTTGTTCAGTAAAGTCATTCATTGTTAATCaattatttcttcttcttcagtGTTTTCTTCTTATTTGCCATCCTATAGCTTTCTTTCCTTTTCTATTCTGAATATTGGAAACAtcattatcaaattcctcaaacGAGTAGGTTCTTTTGACACTATtagttttgaaattatttagggattaataattgattttacgacaacagcATGGTAACTGTTTTTCCTTGTTTATCTAGGTGAACTCTTGTCTCACCTTTTCTGAGGaccttgtgagaattgtagaggatatttctcaagaaatttttctttacagaatattttttatcGGGATTATacaaaggtcgaatatcctcaggagaagaaattattgattcccaagactaatggcgtctacacactcgagcaatttatgtccatattgaagcaaattccatacgcttgtgtaggaaaactcttcaatatggacataattttctctaatgtgtaggggccataaaagaaaattcactaaTAGGACAAAAATATGACTaataggaaaactaaaagaaaattcacattattcgaatgcaTGAACATTTGAAGGGAGAGCATTTTCCCCTACAGCTCTGGGATTCCATCCTATGATGTCAAGTCAATATCATCAGCATAGACTAATAGCTGCGTGGATTTATTAAGAATGACCCTGCCCTCTTGCTCACCATAGAGTCACGGATCGCTTTCTCCAATGCCAGGTTGAAGAGAACGCACGAGAGTCCATTCCCCTGTCTGAGCCCATTGTTCACACGGAACTCTCGTGACTATGATTCGTTCGCTTTAATTTTCCTCCTCACATCAGACATAGTCATTGTAGTCAATCTTATCAATTTGTTCGGGACACTTCCGATAAAAAATCCCATTACAAACTATAATAACgcccaaatctaggatatttttttgtaaaacctCGATAAAtttctgagctaagatatttttaataaaaggggtggcaaagcgtccgagccTTTGCgggctgctcgaactcccgaaaAGAAGCTCTGTcttatattccttttcgcaaatttttctggtgcatataaaattatagtTGAATTacatttgtctataaatcaccacaataCCAGCTTGAagatgaaaattgttcaagaagatgGTTTCAAAcaatcattaaccttttaattaattaattgaacaaatcgggtgaaaattaggcctttgaccttaaataaaattcaagatgCCGATTTCTCCGGTGAAAGGTGTTTAAGGATGAAATCGcttcttggaaattacaaggggccaactcactttttggcgattttgagattttaatgcactcagacggagaatttaataaaatttcagatgatatgagtcaataaatttcgttattagaaaagtttttcaaaattttactctttatgattgcttgcgcggttttgtttgaagtcaaggggcacaaaatagatttatcgttcaatttttgtgaaacaagggactaactcaagcaagttgatcccgtgtcattctaatttcatgaaaatttgcgcgtcatttagaatgacaaagagctaagtcataaaaaaaaacatatttggaaaggtaaaaatatgtatgttgcgatgtttataataatgctcatacaaatagaaaagaattaaattgtttttattaatattacttaattgagataattattcatacaaagttgaatctttcatgctgtctcctgaaaaatggctcagattgagttggccccttgtaattttcaaggagcgaaatgttcagctggattaactacaaaacatatagaaaaatcatttaaatcgctagggccaattttttttgcaaagtcaaaaaaacatgtttttggaggggattaaaggggtggggggtgatttgggtaagttagttcgctaaAGAATGCTGACTTGTAGAGGGGTCagcgaagaccggaagtcaatatcttttaccgtttagcagccaggatggtgagaatttgaaaaaaaaattggattgtgaaaacttctctctctctcttggagtttgagcagttaactctttccggatcgCAGCattatgctgcaagccaatttcaccattttttttaactctttgggactctgagtacccaaagaagcatatgaatattctatgaaaaacaatgttttttaattattcagaatttatGAAATTCCGATTcatgtggatgattacaaactataaggatgtccaaatgtaagatactTTTTCAAGAACCTCAATTATTCCCTgagtttagatatttttgattaaaaaatggtgaaattggcttgcagcatatgctgcggtccggaaagagttaaaaaacattgtttataatagaatattcatatgcttctttgggtactacagtcccaaaagagacgaaagagttaattgaaattttgaattgatttgataaaactttatctaaataataaaattctccGTTCTCTTTTGTTGCAGGCATATCAAACTTTGATCTTCTGGGAGACTTTGGTGAGATCGAGTGGCTGGGCAATTTCCAAATTGTCTTCCTGTACAATTTGGTCTTTGGCACAGCCACGACGCTGTGCATCGTCAATAAATTCACCGCCACCGTTCGACGTGAGCTGTGTGCACggttagtggaaaattatcttCTCGTTATCAATTATGTGTCTGTCATTAATTGAAGAGAGAAAACACTAATCGTGTAATTTGTGACTCACGTGTATGGCACCGAAGATGCATTTCTATGTCGTAGTGTAAAACgataaaagatttatttatttaacttcgtgattttttttttcattctaattttTGCAAGACTTTCCCGTGAATGTGAgtgtgaagattttttttttatttttgcaaaccCTTTCACGATAATTTCAAGTGAAATAAACTGCTTAAGAATTGGAGCAATGTTTGAGGAAGAAAATGTAGATTTCAATGATTTACATGGCAAAAAAAACACCGTGAAATATACTTAAATGGattaatttattgtgagaaGATTttgcttttactttttttttaatttttacttacactttatttcatttttgatAGCACACAGCTTTATCTTTTTGCACTTTTTGGCTACTTCGGCTTCTTGTTGGCTTTTCTGTGTTTGATGGTTTTAGTTTTCTAATCCcagggggtttatctcttcatcttctctctctttctctctctttagATTGAAGTCCCTTTGCGGGCTGTAAAAGGCATCGGCTTCAAGGAGATTTTCTAATCAGCTGCAACGCCATTTTTTAGAAGCAATAAGTGCATTTTCCTGAGGCACAGAAtcctttcttctatttttttttgttcattctcTTCAAACACTTCTGGCCAGAAGAATAT
Proteins encoded in this window:
- the LOC129804763 gene encoding protein Lilipod isoform X1 — translated: MHLREEAMDEEEPDIREQIFHNTVREHTIFLLLFMLLYLGSYALIGRFRRRDREDLFSTDDDELTVYRISLWMCTFALAIAIGAALLLPLSIASNEVLILYPNSYYVKWLNSSLIQGLWNHVFLFSNLSLFVLLPFSYLFAESAGFVGHRKGIISRAYETFTVFSLLAFVVLGLTYVISALIDPEKSSLQTLLNLGSYHLPFLYSCVSFLGVLLLLVCTPLGFVRLFGVVGQVLVKPHLLRDVNEEFHAFNLEEASVRRKLATASNHVEPPPATYDPLKVQSDGLYQRRINGNSHEEHELNERLRELESDRRELDKLRSSSAFQRNFVYPIAMILLLFLTGITVLLVVQNTLELLIGIKALPLSTRQFTLGITSLSKLGPLGAALEVCIIFYLGATSSVGFYTMPFMRHVRPRRRKTSLSQLIVNCAMVLILSSALPLLSRILGISNFDLLGDFGEIEWLGNFQIVFLYNLVFGTATTLCIVNKFTATVRRELCARLVENYLLVINYVSVIN
- the LOC129804763 gene encoding protein Lilipod isoform X2 → MHLREEAMDEEEPDIREQIFHNTVREHTIFLLLFMLLYLGSYALIGRFRRRDREDLFSTDDDELTVYRISLWMCTFALAIAIGAALLLPLSIASNEVLILYPNSYYVKWLNSSLIQGLWNHVFLFSNLSLFVLLPFSYLFAESAGFVGHRKGIISRAYETFTVFSLLAFVVLGLTYVISALIDPEKSSLQTLLNLGSYHLPFLYSCVSFLGVLLLLVCTPLGFVRLFGVVGQVLVKPHLLRDVNEEFHAFNLEEASVRRKLATASNHVEPPPATYDPLKVQSDGLYQRRINGNSHEEHELNERLRELESDRRELDKLRSSSAFQRNFVYPIAMILLLFLTGITVLLVVQNTLELLIGIKALPLSTRQFTLGITSLSKLGPLGAALEVCIIFYLGATSSVGFYTMPFMRHVRPRRRKTSLSQLIVNCAMVLILSSALPLLSRILGISNFDLLGDFGEIEWLGNFQIVFLYNLVFGTATTLCIVNKFTATVRRELCARLKSLCGL